The Onthophagus taurus isolate NC chromosome 2, IU_Otau_3.0, whole genome shotgun sequence genome includes a window with the following:
- the LOC139432735 gene encoding protein DEK-like has translation MTKLREFAKVEFSLKHGNLKTMKVLHTICFNNEGYSTGRRKDLLNFDGFGFDKDSELYAAKLNGIKSIDLPDLFAVCHVLDLNYIGDSEEVDERILRFLNDCKIDKDLNVDEEQEEDVDNPSNDKEDERRKEVKRRNKIQINDEEDVEDEEDFERKDDERGSFGRRRRSEPFALTFKDVEDSIKCYDGKSKENTQFKNGLMILKKSLI, from the coding sequence ATGACGAAATTACGAGAATTTGCGAAGGTCGAGTTCAGTTTGAAACATGGAAATTTAAAGACGATGAAAGTACTGCATACCATTTGCTTTAATAATGAAGGTTACTCTACCGGAAGAAGAAAagatttacttaattttgatggGTTTGGTTTTGATAAAGATTCAGAATTATATGCTGCTAAACTTAATGGGATAAAAAGTATTGATCTGCCAGATTTATTTGCAGTTTGTCATGTGTTGGATTTGAATTATATCGGTGATTCTGAAGAGGTAGACGAGagaattttgagatttttaaatgattgtaAAATTGACAAAGATTTGAATGTGGATGAAGAACAAGAAGAAGACGTTGATAATCCAAGTAATGACAAAGAAGACGAGAGACGGAAAGAagttaaaagaagaaataaaatacaaattaatgatgaagaagatgttgaagatgaagaagatttTGAAAGGAAAGATGATGAACGAGGAAGCTTTGGAAGAAGACGAAGAAGCGAACCTTTTGCTTTAACGTTTAAAGATGTTGAAGATAGCATCAAGTGTTACGATGGAAAGAGTAAAGAGAATACCCAATTCAAAAATGGATTGATGATTTTGAAGAAATCTCTGATATAA